GAAACTAACTATTGTTTAGTTTTTCTAAATCTCTagattcattaaaaaaacaacctTAACTAATACTGCCTAAAGCGTGAAATTTGGTTCCTTAAGGCAAGAATAGGCTACGACGCCCTATAATTAAAGTAAAGCCTGATCATTATATGTATAAAGCGGTATGTTAAGTTTGGATGGAAAATTATAGAAATGTATTTTAAACCGCTTTTTGAAGACGTTCttagttttatttgttaGACACGAACACATAAGAAGAAAGTTATccaatttttatattacaGCCTTCGGCGGCTGCCGAAATATTGAAAGTAGCAATCCTTAAACAATTTTCactaaaaattaaaacataaTTATTCACAAAGGTGCATGATAAATGCTAAGTTTAAGTATCCACAAATTATTTAGCTTACATTTGATCAAATACTAATACAAGGCTCGCTTAATTAAAAGCTTAAAATTTACCGAACTCGAGCGATCTTAACATGGACGCTAGATTCTagaatatatatatatagctatgtttgaaaaatggCCTTTCCTTCTTAGTACTCATTTAGGGTGAAATATTCAAATGATCCCAATACATGCATATAAATATTGCAGAGCTAAATTTGAAGCAGGAGACTATTAGCCACCTTGAAACAATTGTTAACTTACAAACATCATTCATGATCGTAGTTAGAAAGTAACTACAAACAAATATAacatttccatttttattacataaatataaaacagTAATTTGTTTAGTAAACAAGTATTTGTCtagctttttatttttttaatattattatttttattattaatgcTGCACGAGTGCTCGTGTATTTATAAAGTATTAGCCATGGTTGAAAAGTTGTACTTACATTTGAAAATCAGTGTTCATGACAGCTCAACATTAATTTGCGATGCGCCAGTTTTGCCAGTTTAATCCAATAAAGTTGGCGAAcataaaacaatttactaattttctttcattcttCTGACGGTTTATTGCCCCCGTgtcaaagaaattgaatttcATACCTTAAgctttaaatttgttatCAAATCGTAGAtggtaaaattttttaattatccAGCTAATTTGATAtgattgaagaaaaagaaaacaaatatatatttttttgtgtttgcattttattttctaaaaccACGCTGCACTCCCCTATTCTcttaataaagcaaaagcatccatgtattttattactttaCACcaagtgttttttttttataaaaaaaaaattaaacatcACTTTGGTGCCGTGGTCTTCCAATTTCGTCTGAGTTGTCTTAATTAGccttaatttttgtatattataattttgCGATTCTTAAAAACTTGGGTGGGTTATTACACATTGCTTTATGAAAGTTACATATGttcatattatttttgcGCTATTACCTCTGAAAAATCCTActtataatttataaattagacgtgtaaaaaatggatttgAGTGTTATCAAGGCAGCGTCTTTGGACTTGGAATCATTACCATCACAGCCCACTGTTTCGTCGTTTCAGCAATTAAGAGAAACTTTCATACAGTCGAAGTCGGAAGACTGGTATCTTAAAAACGGTCTTTTTTTCAGGTATTACTCTTTTCTGAAAAGCTCTTTAGAAAATGCCACATTGGATGGCCCCTCTCAGGTTGCTTGTTTAGATACCATTAGTGTATGGTTACGACGCATATTTAATGCATGTAAACAAGATCCGGAAATTTCTAAGTATGTCTGGGATACTATGGAGCTGAAATTCTGGACTAATTTGTTCTCCCTTCctgcaaataaaatatctATTCCTGGCCTTACCGGTGTACAGGTTGCGGTGAAGGACGTTTTTTCTAAATCGTTACAGCTTTATTTGCTTGTTTGTCCTTCAgaagatataaaaaatgattttttactgGACTCGTTAAAACATGCCTTGCATTGGGATCGTCATGCCAAAGTTGTTTGTACAGCAATACAATTGTTGGTAAAGGTAACTGGTGCTGAAGCAGTGTTTGCCTTCCAACCAGATTTTTTTGAGCAATCTTTGAAGCTATTAAAAGATTATAGCTATGCACAGGCGATATCATCGACTATTTTAACAGTGTTAACTCTTCGCTTTAAGTCACTTTCCGAAGAAACAGAGGACCGAGAGGAAGTGGAGACAAAATGGATGAATATATGGTGTCCAATAATTTTATACGAGTTTTATGGGAATGACCGTCAAGTACAAGCGGGAATGTCTTCGTTCCTTATACCGTCTTTACTTGGAGTTTCTCCTGGAATCAcagtaaaatttttaagcaGGTTACAAAATTATCCAAATGTTTCTAAGGATGCAAGAGATGCTGCATGCCTATACGCATTGAAAATCGCCAAAGAcagtaaaataattaaaaacttggATCTCGTTAAAGAGCATGCGTTTGTCAAAACCCTTTTCAAACATCCTGATATCAAAATTCAGCTTGCCTGTTTTCGTTTGATCGCTCTGTGCCCTAATGTGTCTAGTCCTCTTAGTTTTGAAGATTTCGATTGTCTTGAATCTAACATTgaattttcattcaatGTTTTAGATCCTGATTCTAGGCAAATTTTGCTCAAATCTATGCAAGACTTTTTCATAAGACTCCGTGCATCCTGCCATTCGATTGCTAGGACTATGAGGTCAAGACACAGCGATAAGGTGGCTTTGAGTGGTCTACTAGACCGTGCAATGCAGTTTCTAACTTCCTTTATTTCTGTTTGTAAAAAGCATTTATATCCAACTTGTAACTATCAACAAGTCCTGGTATCTTTAAGTTTTCTTGATACTTTAATAAGTTTTGGTTTGGACGATAACGTGgaatcttcttcaataaGGGAAGCTCAACACGATTTTCCATTTAGTATGGTTATAATCGACAGGGATCTTAGCCGACTTATGATTGACCGTTTAAAAGACCCGTATGACGATATCCGCAATCTCTGCCTTAAGATTTTGCTTTCGTATAAATCTTTACCAGGGTTCATTAGTGATTCCGATGcctattttctttttaaccATGGCCTTGAATTACTAAATGCAGTTCGTTCTCATGAATGTGATGGTGGGGCTAAGACAATTTATCTTTGTAACCATTTTATGGAAAAATCTGTACCCGGAAGTGTTTTGGCTAACACTAAGGTAATATTAAACCGTTTGAAAAGTAATATTGAGCATGCAAAAACTTCTTTATTGGAGGCAGCTGTAAATTGTCCGCTTCAAGGTTATTTAATTCAGCTTACCTACATCTTCCAATCTTTGTCACCGACTATTGTGAAAAATGACAATGAGAGTTGGAAAAACATAGTAATGGAACTAATTAAGGCTTCGGAAACAATTTGGGGTCTCATTAAGGATGTATTATGTGACGACTCTCCAGAAGGTAATCTCCCGGATGGTGAAGGAGAAGGTGGTATTGTTTCTAACTTGGAAGATACGCCTGCGCAACTTATCCTCAGTTACTCATGGAGAAGTCTCAAGGAGACTTCAAGCTTGTTAACGGTTTTATTGACAAAGTGTCTTTCTCTCTTCGATGAGGAGTTTACTCCTTTTACATTAAACTATTACGGTGAACTAATGATGACATGGTTATGGGAAATTAGACATCGTGGTGCATTCACTAGTGTTTATCCTtgttttattgaatattGCTCCTTTTTGTTCGAATGCAACAAGCACGAAATTAGTGAGCTACCAGATCCATGGTtgcataaaaatttaagtgTGATTCAAGAAAAGTCGTCTTTTATTACGAGAAGGAGTGGTGGTATTCCTTTATCTATTACGGCCATTCTCGTAGCCGGAAAGGATAAAAGAGAACAGCTGATAGAACAAACGGttatttctttgatttCTATTGCCAAGCAGCCAGTTGAACAAAAGAACATAGCCGGACAGTTTGATTTGCCTCAAGTCCATGCAATGAATACTCTTAAGACAATTTTTACTGAGCATCGGTTGTCATCAGTTTCAGTTGAATATTTAGAGCCTGCTATTGCTTTATCCATTGAAGGCTTTTCCCATGAGTTATGGCCAATCAGAAATTGTAGCGTTATGCTTTTTACTGCTTTAATTAATCGAGCGTTTGGAAGTAAAAAACCTAAAGATGCAGTTAACCTCGGCAACAACAAAGGTCTTTCAACTAAGATGTTTTTCAGTAAGTTCCCAACATTACATGATTACCTACTGCGTGAGTTGGAGGTAAGCGTTGCATCTTTATCTTCCAATGACCAACCTAGCACTGGACTGTATCCAATTTTGAACATGTTTTCAAGATTGCAATACGCACAACCTTATggtaatgaaaatgaatggACTGGTTTAAGTCAGTTTGAGCCacttattttcaaatgcaCTGCTAGTAGAATTTGTAAGGTGAGAGAAATAGCGTCTTTGTCATTGACATGTCTACTGGATTGTAGTAAAATGACTACTTTTATTGTGAGTCAGCTTAAGGGCGTCGCCGGATTACAACAAAATGAGATACACGGAAAATTGTTGACCATAAGGGCAGTGCTTTCttgcttcttttcaaaactcACGCTGCAGCAAGTTCAAGAATTTTATGAAGTAGTTCCGTTGGCTTTTATCAATTGCTTCTTAGAGTTTACCTCCAGCAAGACGAGTTTTTATgccaaaaaattattccTGGAAGTCCTTAACAGCTATTTCATGAGTAATACTGATTCAAATGCTAAACGATTACAACAACTTAGACGTATGACTATGGATTACTGCAAAAGGATGTTATTAGATAGGAAGGCTAACGTAACAAACGTCTTTAATACAATCGGGCTTCCTATACATCAACAAATGGCGGCCACTATATTTTTGGAGAATCTCAAAGAATTCTCAGTGTATTGTGATGCGCATTCAATTGGTTTCCTTGTATCAAAATTGTTGCACTATGAGTTCTATGAAGTCCAATTGACCACGTTGAGAAGCATTGTTGATTCGCCGAGAAAGAAGATAATTGTTAATAATCCTGAGATTTTGCAAGCTTTAATCAAATTAACACCACGAAACCAGTGGAGTCAAGTTAGAGCCCTTGCATTATCGTTACTTTCGGATTCCTTGAACTCTACAAGCTATAGGCTTTTAGGAATTTCATGTTCAGATATGGTTTCCAACATCCTTTCAAATGAATGCCTACCcataaaagaaagttttaTAGTATTATTGGGTTCATGCATCAAACAACTAAAAACCGAAAACTTCCTTGAGTACAAGGTAACCTTTGCTAAATGGGTAGAAATACTACTAAGTTATTCCAATGAATATCAGCCATTTAGCTCTCGAAAGGCCGCTTTGGATTCCATAATACATTTTGATTTGTTCAACGCAGAATCAACAGCTGAAGCGTTTTCTTTCGAATTTTATATTCTCTACTTATTACTGGGAGACTTCCTTAACGAcgatgatgaagaaatcCGATCTCTGGCTGCAAATCATGCTTATCAGGTTTTGGGGACATCTGCACAATGTGTAACAGAAATTTGGAATTTATGGAAGCTACGTACCAAGGCAACATTTGGAGGACAACACGATTTTCAACACTGCATCAATAAAAGATTGATACTTGAAGACGGTTGTGAATTAGCGTCAGTCCAATTGGATAATGCTTTATCGCGAAACTGTTCTTTGtttgaaagagaaaggcaaaatctttattattCAGACAACCAAAAGCTCGAAGATTTACTTTTCTATGCAAGCTACCCAAAcgaaaaattaaaggacTGGGCCACTGATGGTATAAATGCAATTCTTAGCAGGTTCGAAGATGTATCCCGAGATGGGCCATTGGGTAAGACCTCGGACCCCAATGTATGGTTTacaatttacaaaataattcGTATAGCCGAACATGTTCATTTACCGCTGGATAGAGTACACAGTTTAATGAATCGTATAGACGGACATCCTAGCTTTTGTCAATAATTCAATTCTgatatttaatttgattttgttaataataaatatattcCTTAAAGtgaattaataaattattttcttactCTTACAATTTTTGCAACGATGGCTAAGGTAAATATTAGTAtaaatcaacttttttacACGGATGAATAATTACAACAACTTGGCAAACGTTATTATCAAGAAATGTGGTAACGAAAAAATATCGTATGcatatatacatatataaatataaacaaaagttcgaaagaaaacaaaggaCAGCATTAGGGAAGTCTTTTGTTCAATACTTTCTCACTTGGAAGTACCCAACTTTTTTGCCTAATTTCCAATGATATTAAATCTGTATCGCCAGCGGCGTCTACAATATCAGCTATTTTGGGAGGTTCGGCCCATCCTGTTCCACCAAAGAAAATGTCGTCTACAATCTCTCTGGTGTCATACTTGTTATTTCGGGTATGCATATGGAACACAGTGGTTTTTTGATTGAAGTCCTTTATCGAATGAAGCATTTTCTCTGCCCAAGCTGAAGCAAGCCCAGTCGATGTGTATACTTCATCATCGCGCCGTTTTAGCTCTTTACCATCTGTCAGAAGACCCGTAAGGCCGCTAAATACTTGGGGTTTCCCAAGTGTCTTGCTTACTCTAAAGTCCTTATTACCGGATGTTTGCTTAAGGCTTATTCCAATACGTATAGTGGCATTGATTTTACTGTCAGCaagcaaatattttctAGTGTCTTGACCGACATAAACATATTCGGTCAAGTTGATCTTTAGAATACCTAGACGTATGACACCAGAATCTGTATGAGAATCACAAAGCActtgtaaaattaaaaatttatcttttaaaaggTTATCGTTGTCGATTATCATACGAACGGACACACAAGTCTCGTATTCCCATGTGACGCGATGCTCCAATACAGGTTCAGCCTCGGTTTGGTCATTGGCATGACGAGAATGGATTCCTTCAATATTCCATTTCACGAAAATGACTCCCGTAATTAACGGAATATTAACTACATCGTGGATCCTAAGGTGAAGCTCAAAGGTAGGTCGACGCGCCTTTGGAATAAATATACTCATAAAAGCTGCAAATGCAGTTTCCTTAGGAAatgcaaataaaagatttaagaaaaaaagcagtTAATTTAGATAATTGGTTCATCCAACTTTTACCTATGTACAGAATGCTCCAGCGTTCAATTCTTGAAAGTTCTTAGATTTAATGGATACAAAACACGTTTTTCatacaaaacaataaataaaacagtGAAAAGAGGAGATAGGAAACTAAAAGctgcaaaacaaaaaaaacccGTTTTAGTTGTTGAGGTGAAATTTCCTTCTGACGTATCGAATCGCATACTGTAAATCGCAGGTAACGAGATCTTCCGTCGCAGGTAACAATAATATGAAAActccaaaaataaacagTAGAAGTCGATTTCTTGCCAAGTATAATTATTGTTTTCGTAAAGGATGAACAGCAAAGAGAACATACATTAACTCGCTATTCAATCTCAAAGCTCACTTTCTGGATTTGGGCAGAATGGAAGACTGAAAAGACATTTACGGCAAGATGAATGTgattaaaaagaagagcgggtacaaaaatattataatctTTCCGAGTTGAtggttcttttttttgacgttgcaattgttttaaaataccATCGAAGTCACAAATGGCTACCAAAAGTTATAGAAAATTAGTCAGTAAACGGAGAAATAATGACGGGGAGAACAAATGCATTAAAAATCTATGCTGTTCAAACTCTTCTCAAAAATAGAGGCACAATCCATTTCGTATCCTTGAACGTCGctcaattttgaaataacaACCATACGGCAATTCTCCATCAGACTTTTTAACCGTATAGTATCTGTAGTAGAAAGATTTCCCGATTGTATGAGCCTTAAGCAAAGAGAATCCAGTAGGGAAAATACCTTAAAAGTTGTCTCTGGGGAGGCCGGAAATCCAACAATAGTGTCGACAAAAAAGTCGATACCTCGTAGAGTGAAATTGGTTACGAGAAAAGTATGCTTTTCCAAAGGAATAGAAGATACCACCTGAAAGTATGGTTCCAAATCAAATGCTAATTCCTCTAATTTTTGATAGCCACCGGGATGGAATCTAACGATACCAATGTtagcaaataaaaagagTGAAGAAGACTAGGCAAAACGAATTGAAAAACGTACTTCTTTTGGTATTTTTGAGACACGTCTAATAAAATCTCATCCAGAAAGTCGCGCAACTTGTTTAATTGGTGCTCAGTTAATTCAAGTGCCATAGCTGAATATAGAAACAGAAATTCCCTTTCcaggaaaaaaaagggtCAAGCG
Above is a genomic segment from Schizosaccharomyces pombe strain 972h- genome assembly, chromosome: III containing:
- the trm732 gene encoding tRNA methylation protein, which gives rise to MDLSVIKAASLDLESLPSQPTVSSFQQLRETFIQSKSEDWYLKNGLFFRYYSFLKSSLENATLDGPSQVACLDTISVWLRRIFNACKQDPEISKYVWDTMELKFWTNLFSLPANKISIPGLTGVQVAVKDVFSKSLQLYLLVCPSEDIKNDFLLDSLKHALHWDRHAKVVCTAIQLLVKVTGAEAVFAFQPDFFEQSLKLLKDYSYAQAISSTILTVLTLRFKSLSEETEDREEVETKWMNIWCPIILYEFYGNDRQVQAGMSSFLIPSLLGVSPGITVKFLSRLQNYPNVSKDARDAACLYALKIAKDSKIIKNLDLVKEHAFVKTLFKHPDIKIQLACFRLIALCPNVSSPLSFEDFDCLESNIEFSFNVLDPDSRQILLKSMQDFFIRLRASCHSIARTMRSRHSDKVALSGLLDRAMQFLTSFISVCKKHLYPTCNYQQVLVSLSFLDTLISFGLDDNVESSSIREAQHDFPFSMVIIDRDLSRLMIDRLKDPYDDIRNLCLKILLSYKSLPGFISDSDAYFLFNHGLELLNAVRSHECDGGAKTIYLCNHFMEKSVPGSVLANTKVILNRLKSNIEHAKTSLLEAAVNCPLQGYLIQLTYIFQSLSPTIVKNDNESWKNIVMELIKASETIWGLIKDVLCDDSPEGNLPDGEGEGGIVSNLEDTPAQLILSYSWRSLKETSSLLTVLLTKCLSLFDEEFTPFTLNYYGELMMTWLWEIRHRGAFTSVYPCFIEYCSFLFECNKHEISELPDPWLHKNLSVIQEKSSFITRRSGGIPLSITAILVAGKDKREQLIEQTVISLISIAKQPVEQKNIAGQFDLPQVHAMNTLKTIFTEHRLSSVSVEYLEPAIALSIEGFSHELWPIRNCSVMLFTALINRAFGSKKPKDAVNLGNNKGLSTKMFFSKFPTLHDYLLRELEVSVASLSSNDQPSTGLYPILNMFSRLQYAQPYGNENEWTGLSQFEPLIFKCTASRICKVREIASLSLTCLLDCSKMTTFIVSQLKGVAGLQQNEIHGKLLTIRAVLSCFFSKLTLQQVQEFYEVVPLAFINCFLEFTSSKTSFYAKKLFLEVLNSYFMSNTDSNAKRLQQLRRMTMDYCKRMLLDRKANVTNVFNTIGLPIHQQMAATIFLENLKEFSVYCDAHSIGFLVSKLLHYEFYEVQLTTLRSIVDSPRKKIIVNNPEILQALIKLTPRNQWSQVRALALSLLSDSLNSTSYRLLGISCSDMVSNILSNECLPIKESFIVLLGSCIKQLKTENFLEYKVTFAKWVEILLSYSNEYQPFSSRKAALDSIIHFDLFNAESTAEAFSFEFYILYLLLGDFLNDDDEEIRSLAANHAYQVLGTSAQCVTEIWNLWKLRTKATFGGQHDFQHCINKRLILEDGCELASVQLDNALSRNCSLFERERQNLYYSDNQKLEDLLFYASYPNEKLKDWATDGINAILSRFEDVSRDGPLGKTSDPNVWFTIYKIIRIAEHVHLPLDRVHSLMNRIDGHPSFCQ
- the tfb6 gene encoding transcription factor TFIIH complex subunit Tfb6, whose amino-acid sequence is MALELTEHQLNKLRDFLDEILLDVSQKYQKKFHPGGYQKLEELAFDLEPYFQVVSSIPLEKHTFLVTNFTLRGIDFFVDTIVGFPASPETTFKVFSLLDSLCLRLIQSGNLSTTDTIRLKSLMENCRMVVISKLSDVQGYEMDCASIFEKSLNSIDF